In the Desulfitobacterium hafniense DCB-2 genome, CTACCTTTATACGAACCCCTCCGGCGACCGTTTCTGGTATGATACGCGACCGACGCTCCGCAAGACCGTGGAAGATCGTGCCACACAGGTGGCTGCTTCCGATGTGGAATATGAAATTGAGACAAGGCTTCGTTCTCTTCGCAAAGAGCAGCCGTTCGGGGGCATTCATATTTACCAGTCGTCATCGCTTGACGTGCCGGACGACCAGACCACGCGGCTTGTTATCTTGCGTCCCGTGGACGAATACAAGGCGGCGAACCCGAACAACACAGCAATGACGGCGGTCACGGATATTCTGAACAACCGTGGCAATACGCCGCGCATCTATCGGAATATGCTCGCCTTCATCGCTCCTGACCAAGACCTGATGTCGTCACTGAAACAGGCGGTTCGGCTTTATATTGCCTGGAAGTCCATCAAGGATGACAGCGAAGACTTGAACCTCGACGCAGCGCAGAACCGTGAAACGGACAACAACCTGCGCCGCAGCAATGAAACCGTGGATGCGCGTATCAAGGAAGCCTACTGCTGGCTGCTTGTGCCGTACATCGACAAGAACGCCGACATGAAGACCATTGTCTGGGACACCATCCGCATCAGCGGCGGCAATGAAGGCATCATCACCAAAGCCGCCAAGAAGATGCTCCAAAACGAGGCAATCATCACACAGTGGGCACCGGCTCTGCTCCTTATGGAACTTGATAATGTGCTATGGAAGGACGCCGATAACATCCCCATCAAAAAGTTGTGGGAGTACCTCTGTACCTATTGCTATCTGCCGCGTTTGGCGAATGACACCGTTCTCGATAGGGCAATCCAGACCGGCTTGAACTCGCCTGAGTATTTTGCCTTTGCTTCCGGCTTCGATGGCACACGTTACATAGATTTGAAGTTCAACCAATATGTCGGTATGATAGAGCGTTCCGGTTATTTGGTGAAAGTCAGCGTCGCCCAGAAACAGTTAGCCGATGAAGAAGCAAAACGGCAAGCGGAGGCGGCGGCTCGTGCAGCACAGTTGGGTGGCGGTGCGAGCATTCCCATAAGCGTGGACGGCGGCACTTCAACGACCACGACTTACCCAGTGGGCGGTGGAGTTCCCGCTGGCTCTCACGAAGTTTACGAAGACCAGACCCCTGCCGCACCGAAAAATAAACGGTTCTTTATGTCTGCCGACCTTGACACCACGCGGATTAACCGCGATGTGCAGAAGTACGTCGAGGAGATAATCCAGCACCTGACTTCTGTTGACGGCGCAAGGGTCAGGGTATCCCTTGAAGTAGAAGCTGAAACCGCAGACAGCTTCACTCAGCAGACAGTGAGAACAATCTCCGAAAACTGCCGGACATTGCGAGTGCGGGATTCGGGGTTTGAAGAGTAGAACGAAAACACTCCGCAGGAGGTTTTATGAGGATTTTCTGTGTTAAGGTTTCTAACTACCGAAATATTGACGGAATAACTGTCATTTTCCACCCGGATTGCAATTACATCATCGGGGAGAACAATCTGGGGAAGAGCAACTTCTTGTCGCTCATTGGCACTGTTTGCGCCGGCAAAGGTTTTGACGAGAAGGATTTCGCGGACCCCGATAAAGCCATCGAGGTTGAACTGGATATTAAGCTACTCCAAAACGAGCAGGGCTTTTTCGGCGATAACTTTTCGCCGGAAGATGCCTCTTTGTTGAAGATTCGTTACCGTCAGACTATTAAAGAAGCCTATCCGACAATTGTCAGCGTTGACTCAAATGAAAGCATTCAGGCGAGGCTTCTCAGGAAAATCAACTTCTTAAAATACGAGACCACAGCTGTGCCGAGTCGGGAGTTGAGGCTTGATTCACAAAAGGGCGCGGGGCTTCTTATCAATGGTATTATTGAGAGATTCATTGCCGATGGCGAGCCTGCATTTCTTAACGATGAACAAATTGGCGGTTTAATGAAGTTTATCAACGAACATTTGGGTAAAATCCGTAGTTTTCATGATTATTCCATTAAGGCTACGATAGCCCCAAATCCAACAGAAATGCTGACGAGCCTGTTCTATTTGTCTGACGGCTACAGAAAAATCGATACAACTGGAAGCGGTGTCCAGTATATGGCGATGGCTTCGATAAATATCCTATGCCAGATTATGGAGTTGTATAAAAGCAAGTCATCCCCATTCGGGGAACAGCTTTATACAGACGACGATGGAAGAAAACTATTGCCGCTTGTTCTGTCCATTGATGAGCCGGAAGTTCATCTGCACCCATATCTGCAGAGGTCACTCATTGGCTACTATAAGAAGATTCTCTGCAATGAGGACGTCAAGTTTGTAGAATTGTTAAAAAGTTGTTTCGGTGTAGATGGCCTTGATGGACAGCTTGTTATTGTTACGCACTCAACGGACGCATTGGTTGGAGATTACCGCAACCTTATCCGTTTTCATAAAAACGGAGACAGAACTGCGGTCATTAGTGGCTATGCCTTGCGTCCAATCGAAGGAGCGAATAACGAGGGGCGAATTAAAAGCGAAAACGAGAAACATCTTATTATGCACTTTCCTGAGATAAAGGAAGCGTTCTATTCTAAATGCGCCGTGCTCATTGAAGGCGAAACGGAATACGGTTGCATTCACGCCTTTGCTGACAAGATAGGCGTGGCGTTGGATGATTGTGGAATTTGCGTGATAAACGCAAAGGGTGAAAAGTCCATTAAGCCGCTTCGTCAATTGCTTACACTGTTTGCCATTCCGAGTATAGCCATCTACGACGGAGATGTTAGGGAGGGGCATACCGCTGCCGCTGATGAATTCTTCACCAACGAATCCTGCTACGAAATCGAAATCGTAAAAAGTCTATATTCGCAAAACAAACAAGATATTGTTAAGCAAATTGCAAAGGAATTAGACTCGCAATACGCTACAGTTCCTCTCGATTTCGACTTTGTAAGCAAGCATTTTAAGAAAATGGGCATAGAGCTATATTCGCAAAAAACATGTGAGAATTGTGGCCATACAAAAAAGGTCAAAGATGCAAGTGGTTATACGCCCAGAAGCCTTGCTGATGTGGACGACAATGATGAAGAGGATTTTTGTCGTATGTATTCGGCTTGGTTTATGGCTAAGAAAGGGGTTCTCCTTGGACGCATTGTCGGTGAGTCTCTTCCTGTCGAACTTATACCAGCTTGTTACAGCGATGCGATAAAAAAAGCGCAGGAGGTGGCTTCGCATGTCTGATGCCAATCTTGCAGAAATAAAAGGAAAAATCTCGTCCCAGCACGAAGGCGACGAAAAACAGCTTGAGGTCATCTTTTCTGGCAGCCATCGTCTGATTGTCGAGGCACCCGCTGGGTACGGAAAAACGACCACAATGATTAGTCGCATTGCCTATCTGTTTGCTTCGGGCGGCATCCCTAACCCGAAGCGTATTCTCGGCTTAACGTTCAGCGTAAACGCCGCACTTAAGGTCAAACGGGAAGTCGCCGAGAAACTCCCCGCGCTTCTTGGCACACAAAACAGCCCTATCGCAATTAGCGAGAAGGTAACCGTCACAAACTACCACGGATTCTGTAAAGGCGTTATTAAAAAATACGGCTTTCTTATCGCAGATGCACTGCGGAAGGATGTCAATCTATTCAGAACCGTTAGCGATAGTGAAATAGAAAGGCAGGCGACTCTGAAAACGGCTCTGTCAGCAGATGAATACGAAGAACTCAAATCCGTGGAAATAGCAGTCAAAGAGGCTCACGTTCCCGATTCCCAGACAATCCAGGGTTACAACGAGATAGTCATCAAGAAGTTGCTGCCGTTGGGGTACATTACCCATAACGCGGTTATTTTATTCGTCTTGGAGATGTTTGACCGCTTTGCTGAAGTGAAGAAGTTCTACCAGAGCTACTATCCGCTTATCGTTGTAGACGAGTTTCAGGATACCAACTGCATTGCGTGGAATTTGCTTGAAGCGATAATATCAGAGCGTACCCAGTTGATTTTCCTTGGCGACCCACTTCAGAGGATTTACGGCTTCATAGGCGCTTTGCCGGACATAATGACCACAGTAGCGGACAAGTACGGGATGACCAAAGTAGCTCTCTCGAAAAACTACCGATTCCGTAATAACTCTGAAATGCTTAAATTGGACAGAAATATCAGAGCAAATGCAGCGACTTGTTTTGAACCGAACATTCAAGATGATGATGTGGCGAGGGTGCCCGCATTCTGGGGGAGTACCCAGCAAGAAGAGGCACGACAGGTGGTGGCAAAAGTACAGGGTCTGATGGGCGATGGGACGGATAAAATCACTATCCTTTTCAGAGGTCGTGGTAGAAACGCCGAAATCGTAGAGACTGAACTTGCTGATAAAAAAGTGCCGTACTTCTATGGTATGTTTACTGATGAAGATGCCGACTACGTTGATTTTCACAACAAGTGCCAAGAAATGTTCATAAAGAGGTTCGGGAAGTCAAAGAACATCAATAAGAAAGCTCTAACAGCTTTTTCTGATCGCGTGAAAACGGCTTATGCATCAGCAACAGGGAAAACCGTTGATTCGTTACTTCGGCTACTTGATGCGCTTGTCGAGAAGGTATCCATTGATTACTCCGATCTTTTAGCAGATGATAAGTATAATCTGCTGCTGGACATTTTCGAGAATCGGCAGTTGAAACAGGCTATGGAGTATGTGGATTCTCAAGTCATTCTCTCCACCGTCCACGGTGCAAAGGGACTTGAGTGGGACTATGTTGTCCTGTGCGATGTAGAGCAGTGGGTATTTACGTTCCTGTGCCGTGATTGCCCAAGCCTAAGAGCGAGTGGCAATTCTACTGCTTGCCGATTGCCGCAATCCATACCAGACCAGATGTTGAACCCTCTCCTAGATGATTTATGTGTGTTCTATGTCGGATTGACAAGAGCCAGAAAACAGGCATTCATTTCGGCAAGTGGTGAAAGGTTCAATGCACGGGGACAACGGTTTACCAATGGAAAAGTGTGTTGCTTGGCTCTGGTTCAAGGTGTGAAACTATTACAACATACATAATAAACTAAATGGTATATGTTGTAATTATTAGTTTACTCCTGAACACATGTTCGCTATAATAAAACTGAAGGTGGTGGAAAAATGAACTCAATCTTAAGCAACCCCAAAAGAGATACTTCTTCCAAAAATGGGAAAGCCGGGTTTTATGATTATTATGCGAGCTTTTCACCATCATTTGTCAGGGACACCCTTTCTTTTTTGGATTTAAAAAAGGATTCACGAATCTTAGATCCCTGGAACGGGAGCGGGACAACGACCCAAGTTGCTCAGGAGATGGGGTATTCCACCATAGGTTACGACATTAACCCCGTCATGGTGATTGTCG is a window encoding:
- a CDS encoding ATP-dependent nuclease, yielding MRIFCVKVSNYRNIDGITVIFHPDCNYIIGENNLGKSNFLSLIGTVCAGKGFDEKDFADPDKAIEVELDIKLLQNEQGFFGDNFSPEDASLLKIRYRQTIKEAYPTIVSVDSNESIQARLLRKINFLKYETTAVPSRELRLDSQKGAGLLINGIIERFIADGEPAFLNDEQIGGLMKFINEHLGKIRSFHDYSIKATIAPNPTEMLTSLFYLSDGYRKIDTTGSGVQYMAMASINILCQIMELYKSKSSPFGEQLYTDDDGRKLLPLVLSIDEPEVHLHPYLQRSLIGYYKKILCNEDVKFVELLKSCFGVDGLDGQLVIVTHSTDALVGDYRNLIRFHKNGDRTAVISGYALRPIEGANNEGRIKSENEKHLIMHFPEIKEAFYSKCAVLIEGETEYGCIHAFADKIGVALDDCGICVINAKGEKSIKPLRQLLTLFAIPSIAIYDGDVREGHTAAADEFFTNESCYEIEIVKSLYSQNKQDIVKQIAKELDSQYATVPLDFDFVSKHFKKMGIELYSQKTCENCGHTKKVKDASGYTPRSLADVDDNDEEDFCRMYSAWFMAKKGVLLGRIVGESLPVELIPACYSDAIKKAQEVASHV
- a CDS encoding UvrD-helicase domain-containing protein; translated protein: MSDANLAEIKGKISSQHEGDEKQLEVIFSGSHRLIVEAPAGYGKTTTMISRIAYLFASGGIPNPKRILGLTFSVNAALKVKREVAEKLPALLGTQNSPIAISEKVTVTNYHGFCKGVIKKYGFLIADALRKDVNLFRTVSDSEIERQATLKTALSADEYEELKSVEIAVKEAHVPDSQTIQGYNEIVIKKLLPLGYITHNAVILFVLEMFDRFAEVKKFYQSYYPLIVVDEFQDTNCIAWNLLEAIISERTQLIFLGDPLQRIYGFIGALPDIMTTVADKYGMTKVALSKNYRFRNNSEMLKLDRNIRANAATCFEPNIQDDDVARVPAFWGSTQQEEARQVVAKVQGLMGDGTDKITILFRGRGRNAEIVETELADKKVPYFYGMFTDEDADYVDFHNKCQEMFIKRFGKSKNINKKALTAFSDRVKTAYASATGKTVDSLLRLLDALVEKVSIDYSDLLADDKYNLLLDIFENRQLKQAMEYVDSQVILSTVHGAKGLEWDYVVLCDVEQWVFTFLCRDCPSLRASGNSTACRLPQSIPDQMLNPLLDDLCVFYVGLTRARKQAFISASGERFNARGQRFTNGKVCCLALVQGVKLLQHT